A single region of the Pseudomonas sp. B21-023 genome encodes:
- the cprA gene encoding cationic peptide resistance protein CprA (CprA (cationic peptide resistance A) is an SDR family oxidoreductase by homology), which yields MNTPAIHTPTLPCPAQERILLTGATGFLGGAVAAQMIAEGHAEALCFLVRADNPAQGLQRLRDNLRQHGVDDSQGQALSEAQILCGDFLDTTWLARETPRLMQLDRVINCAAVASFSKNPNIWPVNVEGTYAFAQVLSRSSRLKRFLHVGTAMCCGPQRESPISESWEFPEAAQQLVDYTASKAEIERRMREELPSLPLVVARPSIVVGHRSLGCQASGSIFWVFRMGFALESFTCGLDEQIDVIPVDYCAEALIGLALKPRLSHDLYHISAGHHSACTFAEIDQAFALANGAEPVGERYRKVEVDDLKSLAGDFETRIGPANPRLVLRALRLYSGFADLNYLFDNSRLLEEGIAMPPRFTDYLDVCVRSSSGVSIATQMQWDFK from the coding sequence ATGAACACCCCCGCCATTCATACGCCCACCCTCCCGTGTCCAGCCCAGGAGCGTATTCTGCTGACCGGTGCCACAGGTTTTCTCGGTGGCGCCGTCGCCGCCCAGATGATCGCCGAAGGGCATGCCGAGGCCCTGTGCTTCCTCGTTCGCGCCGATAACCCGGCGCAGGGCCTGCAACGCCTGCGCGACAACCTGCGCCAGCACGGTGTCGACGACAGCCAGGGCCAGGCCCTGAGCGAAGCGCAGATCCTCTGCGGCGACTTCCTCGACACCACTTGGCTGGCTCGCGAGACGCCGCGTCTGATGCAGCTCGACCGAGTGATCAATTGCGCCGCCGTGGCCTCGTTCTCGAAGAACCCCAATATCTGGCCGGTAAACGTCGAGGGCACCTACGCCTTTGCCCAGGTACTGAGCCGCTCCAGCCGTCTCAAGCGTTTCCTCCACGTCGGCACCGCCATGTGCTGCGGCCCGCAGCGCGAGTCACCGATCAGCGAATCGTGGGAGTTCCCCGAGGCCGCGCAGCAACTGGTGGACTACACCGCCTCGAAGGCGGAGATCGAACGGCGCATGCGTGAAGAGCTGCCCAGCCTGCCGCTGGTGGTGGCGCGGCCATCCATCGTGGTCGGCCACCGCAGCCTCGGCTGCCAGGCCTCGGGGAGCATCTTCTGGGTGTTCCGCATGGGCTTCGCCCTGGAGAGCTTCACCTGCGGTCTGGACGAGCAGATCGACGTGATCCCGGTGGACTACTGCGCCGAGGCGTTGATCGGCCTGGCGCTCAAGCCACGCCTGAGCCATGACCTCTACCATATCTCCGCCGGCCATCATTCAGCCTGCACCTTCGCAGAGATCGACCAGGCCTTCGCCTTGGCCAATGGCGCGGAGCCGGTGGGCGAGCGCTATCGCAAGGTCGAGGTAGACGACCTGAAATCGCTGGCCGGCGATTTCGAGACCCGCATCGGCCCGGCCAACCCACGGCTGGTGCTGCGTGCCTTGCGCCTGTACAGCGGCTTCGCCGACCTCAACTACCTGTTCGACAACAGCCGCCTGCTGGAAGAAGGCATTGCCATGCCGCCACGCTTCACTGACTACCTGGACGTCTGTGTCAGGTCGTCCAGCGGTGTGAGCATCGCCACGCAGATGCAGTGGGATTTCAAGTAA
- the feaR gene encoding transcriptional regulator FeaR — protein sequence MPQPASVHSASPPQDGLERWTTAMQKVCGQFQTELAFNRSLFIGEISTYNRAGLALANLRTNAGNIRRLGDNPDRDDDQHCFLVSQRMGYSQITQGGASIQLSPGELLLMDSVGPCEITPFGLIEHVSLSLSREQVRKHLAKQGATFGKISSTNACGRMLHLLMDQLCREGDEAGATQGEALQAAFIALLEPGFERGDDNPGSVAGLGGVSLRGYVQKVIDESLGQPGLTPANLAERLSISVRHLYRLFEEEGDSVCRYIQRSRLKRSADDLSNPFLKRESITSIAYKWGFTDSAHFSRAFKKQFEQSPKDFRAMALMAGR from the coding sequence ATGCCCCAGCCCGCTTCAGTTCACAGCGCAAGCCCGCCCCAGGACGGCCTGGAGCGCTGGACGACGGCCATGCAGAAAGTCTGCGGCCAGTTCCAGACCGAACTTGCCTTCAACCGCTCGCTGTTCATCGGCGAGATATCGACCTACAACCGCGCCGGCCTGGCCCTGGCCAATCTGCGCACCAATGCCGGCAATATCCGCCGCCTGGGCGACAACCCCGACCGCGACGACGACCAGCATTGCTTTCTGGTCAGCCAGCGCATGGGCTACTCGCAGATCACCCAGGGCGGCGCGAGTATCCAGCTTTCGCCAGGCGAGCTGCTGTTGATGGATTCGGTGGGCCCGTGCGAGATCACTCCGTTCGGCCTGATCGAGCATGTTTCGCTGTCACTGTCCCGCGAGCAGGTGCGCAAGCATCTTGCGAAGCAGGGCGCGACCTTCGGCAAGATCTCCTCGACCAACGCCTGCGGGCGCATGCTGCACCTGCTGATGGACCAGCTGTGCCGTGAAGGCGACGAGGCCGGGGCAACCCAGGGTGAGGCGCTGCAGGCGGCGTTCATCGCTCTGCTGGAGCCGGGCTTCGAGCGCGGTGATGACAACCCCGGCTCGGTGGCCGGGCTCGGCGGCGTCAGCCTGCGGGGCTATGTGCAAAAGGTCATCGACGAGTCGCTGGGCCAGCCCGGGTTGACCCCGGCAAACCTGGCCGAGCGCCTGAGCATTTCGGTGCGCCATCTGTACCGGTTGTTCGAGGAGGAGGGTGACAGCGTGTGCCGTTACATCCAGCGCTCGCGGCTCAAGCGCAGCGCCGATGATCTGTCCAACCCGTTCCTCAAGCGCGAGTCGATCACCTCGATCGCCTACAAGTGGGGGTTCACCGATTCGGCGCATTTCAGCCGGGCATTCAAGAAGCAGTTCGAGCAGTCGCCGAAGGATTTCCGAGCGATGGCGTTGATGGCGGGGCGCTAA
- a CDS encoding cupin domain-containing protein — protein MTLTAVRQGVQLSELDAWGTVADLGSTILEGEVKCYGKMTHGAPTDPVSSAYFGTTQGKFRMVYPFSEQAVIVTGEIQLTDESTGQVTRYKAGDAWFVTKGTPVLWEVLSETFVKHYLALA, from the coding sequence ATGACCCTCACCGCCGTCCGCCAGGGTGTGCAGCTGTCCGAACTCGACGCCTGGGGCACCGTTGCCGACCTCGGCTCGACCATCCTCGAAGGCGAGGTAAAGTGCTACGGCAAGATGACCCACGGCGCCCCGACCGACCCGGTCAGCAGTGCCTACTTCGGCACCACCCAAGGCAAGTTCCGCATGGTCTATCCGTTCAGCGAGCAGGCGGTGATCGTGACCGGCGAGATCCAGCTGACCGATGAATCCACCGGGCAGGTGACACGCTACAAAGCGGGTGATGCGTGGTTCGTGACCAAGGGCACACCGGTGCTGTGGGAAGTGTTGAGCGAGACATTTGTGAAGCATTACCTTGCGCTAGCGTGA
- a CDS encoding ligase-associated DNA damage response DEXH box helicase has product MVKRRQPSSRWFAERSWKPFTFQKAVWQAVADGESGLLHAATGAGKTYAVWFAALDRFAGQYASQPMPARRAKPAMAPLTLLWVTPMRALAADTARALQAPLDDLGIGWSIGLRTGDTGSAERARQARRLPSVLITTPESLTLLLTQANAREAFAGLRMLVVDEWHELLGNKRGVQLQLALARLRCWQPSLLVWALSATLGNLDHARQVLMPAGRLVQGHDAKDLRIDTLLPPAIERFPWAGHLGLRMLGQVVEQLQGSATTLVFTNTRSQAETWYQALLQARPDWAGLLALHHGSLSREVRDWVELALKKGQLKAVVCTSSLDLGVDFLPVERVLQVGSAKGVARLMQRAGRSGHAPGRPSRATLVPTHSLELLEAAAARRAVAQGKVEARQAPERPLDVLVQHLVSMALGDGFEAQDMLAEVRSAWSYRDLSDTQWAWALAFIRHGGLSLTAYPDFRRAEPDAEGRWRVPDARLARRHRMSIGTLVSDASLTVKFWARGGSGSLGSIEESFIARLRPGDHFLFAGRTLELVEVREMTVYVRRASDRKAAIPRWNGGRMPLSGELAEAMLAELDAADQGVFQGPEMRLLRPLLEVQKAWSALPGKNVLLAETLQSREGWHLFLYPFAGRSVHLGLASLLAWRLARDTPLSFSIAVNDYGLELLCASAIDYAGALTPALFDSHDLLPEVLASLNAGELARRRFREIARIAGLVFTGYPGAPKSARQLQASSGLYFDVFRQHDPENLLLTQARQEVLSQELDVQRLRQTLQRLQPLPLQLRSIRRATPFAFPLMVERFRESLSSEKLADRIRRMVSDLEQAAGAGAQEPAALTTLMVEDDTREPDRAHKARRSKDGRPRPARQRS; this is encoded by the coding sequence ATGGTCAAGCGCCGCCAGCCTTCCAGCCGCTGGTTCGCCGAGCGCAGCTGGAAGCCGTTCACCTTCCAGAAGGCCGTCTGGCAAGCCGTGGCCGACGGCGAATCGGGGCTGCTGCACGCCGCCACCGGCGCCGGCAAGACCTATGCCGTGTGGTTCGCCGCGCTGGATCGCTTCGCCGGGCAGTATGCCTCCCAGCCCATGCCGGCACGTCGCGCCAAGCCCGCCATGGCGCCGCTGACCCTGCTGTGGGTCACCCCCATGCGAGCCCTGGCTGCCGACACAGCCAGGGCGCTGCAGGCCCCCCTGGACGACCTGGGGATCGGCTGGAGCATCGGCCTGCGCACCGGCGACACCGGCAGCGCCGAACGCGCCCGCCAGGCACGGCGCCTGCCCAGCGTCCTGATCACCACACCGGAAAGCCTGACGCTGCTGCTGACCCAGGCCAATGCACGCGAGGCGTTCGCCGGCCTGCGCATGCTGGTGGTGGATGAATGGCACGAGTTGCTCGGCAACAAACGGGGCGTGCAGTTGCAACTGGCCCTCGCCCGCCTGCGCTGCTGGCAGCCGTCGCTGCTGGTCTGGGCGCTTTCGGCCACGCTGGGCAACCTGGATCACGCGCGGCAAGTGCTGATGCCGGCGGGCCGCCTGGTGCAGGGGCACGACGCCAAGGACCTGCGTATCGACACCCTGCTGCCGCCCGCCATCGAACGCTTTCCCTGGGCCGGGCACTTGGGCCTGCGCATGCTCGGGCAGGTCGTCGAGCAATTGCAAGGCAGCGCCACCACGCTGGTGTTCACCAACACCCGCTCGCAGGCGGAGACCTGGTACCAGGCGCTGTTGCAGGCGCGGCCCGATTGGGCTGGGCTGTTGGCACTGCACCATGGTTCGCTGTCGCGTGAGGTGCGCGACTGGGTGGAGCTGGCCTTGAAGAAAGGCCAGTTGAAGGCGGTGGTCTGTACGTCCAGCCTGGACCTGGGGGTCGACTTCCTGCCCGTGGAGCGCGTGCTACAGGTCGGCTCGGCCAAAGGAGTGGCGCGCCTGATGCAGCGCGCCGGGCGCTCCGGCCACGCCCCCGGTCGGCCCTCGCGCGCCACGCTGGTGCCGACCCACAGCCTGGAACTGCTGGAGGCGGCAGCCGCACGCAGGGCGGTGGCCCAGGGCAAGGTCGAGGCGCGCCAGGCCCCCGAGCGGCCACTGGATGTGCTGGTCCAGCACCTGGTGAGCATGGCCCTCGGCGATGGCTTTGAGGCCCAGGACATGCTCGCCGAAGTGCGCAGCGCCTGGTCGTACCGCGACCTGAGCGACACGCAATGGGCATGGGCCCTGGCGTTCATCCGCCACGGCGGTCTCTCGCTCACGGCCTACCCCGATTTCCGCCGCGCCGAGCCGGACGCAGAAGGCCGCTGGCGGGTGCCCGATGCACGCCTGGCACGGCGTCACCGCATGAGCATCGGTACCCTGGTCAGCGATGCCAGCCTGACCGTGAAGTTCTGGGCGCGCGGCGGCAGCGGATCGCTGGGCAGCATCGAGGAAAGCTTCATTGCCCGCCTGCGCCCAGGCGACCATTTCCTGTTCGCCGGCCGCACCCTGGAGCTGGTAGAGGTGCGCGAAATGACTGTCTACGTGCGCCGCGCCAGCGACCGCAAGGCCGCCATCCCGCGCTGGAACGGCGGGCGCATGCCGCTCTCGGGCGAACTGGCCGAGGCGATGCTGGCCGAACTGGACGCGGCGGACCAGGGTGTCTTCCAAGGCCCGGAAATGCGCCTGCTGCGCCCGTTGCTGGAGGTACAGAAAGCCTGGTCGGCGCTACCCGGCAAAAACGTCCTGCTGGCCGAGACCCTGCAGTCCCGCGAAGGCTGGCACTTGTTTCTCTACCCCTTCGCCGGACGCTCGGTGCACCTGGGCCTGGCTAGCCTGCTGGCTTGGCGCCTGGCCCGGGATACACCGCTGAGTTTCTCCATCGCGGTCAACGACTACGGCCTGGAGCTGCTGTGCGCCAGCGCCATCGACTATGCTGGCGCCCTGACCCCGGCGCTGTTCGACAGCCATGACTTGCTACCCGAGGTGCTTGCCAGCCTCAATGCCGGCGAGCTGGCGCGCCGGCGCTTTCGCGAGATCGCCCGGATCGCCGGACTGGTGTTCACCGGCTACCCCGGTGCGCCGAAGAGCGCGCGCCAGTTGCAGGCCTCCAGCGGGCTGTACTTCGATGTGTTCAGGCAGCACGACCCGGAAAACCTGCTACTGACCCAGGCCCGCCAGGAGGTGCTGAGCCAGGAACTGGATGTGCAACGCCTGCGCCAGACCCTGCAGCGCTTGCAGCCTCTGCCGCTGCAACTGCGAAGCATCAGGCGCGCCACACCGTTCGCCTTTCCGCTGATGGTCGAGCGCTTTCGCGAGAGCCTCAGCTCGGAAAAACTCGCCGACCGGATCCGGCGCATGGTCAGCGACCTGGAGCAGGCCGCAGGTGCCGGGGCACAGGAGCCTGCGGCGTTGACCACGCTGATGGTCGAGGATGACACGCGTGAACCTGACCGCGCGCACAAGGCCAGGCGCAGCAAGGACGGCCGGCCACGCCCGGCCAGGCAGCGGTCCTGA
- a CDS encoding APC family permease yields the protein MTSNNKLTEHLNRGSVGFPTALASTVGLIMASPVILTATMGFGIGGSAFAVAMLIAAVMMLAQSTTFAEAAAILPTTGSVYDYINCGMGRFFAITGTLSAYLIVHVFAGTAETILSGVMALVNFEHLNTLAESAGGSWLLGVAFVLVFGVLNAFGVSAFGRAEVVLTFGMWTTLMVFGVLGLIAAPAVELEGPFGVSLVGTDLMTILSLVGMAMFMFVGCEFVTPLAPELRRSAWVMPKAMALGLFGVASCMFIYGAAMKRQVENVVLDAASGVHLLDTPMAIPRFAEQVMGDIGPVWLGIGFLFAGAATINTLMAGVPRILYGMAVDGALPKVFTYLHPRFKTPLLCILVVALIPCLHAWYLGGNTDNILHLVLAAVCAWSTAYLLVTLSVVILRIRRPDLPRAYRSPLFPLPQIVSSIGILLGMWFITPPGMNPADVYVPFAVMLGATAVYALFWTLCVQKVNPFRPARVEDVLEKEFAAEPGQPHSDQVRHVGKLA from the coding sequence ATGACATCCAATAATAAGCTCACCGAGCACTTGAACCGTGGCAGCGTCGGCTTCCCCACCGCGCTGGCAAGCACCGTCGGCCTGATCATGGCCAGCCCGGTGATCCTCACCGCGACCATGGGCTTCGGCATCGGCGGCAGCGCCTTCGCCGTGGCCATGCTGATCGCCGCAGTGATGATGCTGGCGCAATCGACCACCTTCGCCGAGGCGGCGGCGATCCTGCCCACCACCGGCTCTGTCTATGACTACATCAACTGCGGCATGGGCCGCTTTTTCGCCATCACCGGTACCCTGTCGGCGTACCTGATCGTGCATGTGTTCGCCGGCACCGCCGAGACCATCCTGTCCGGGGTCATGGCCCTGGTGAACTTCGAGCACCTCAATACCCTGGCCGAGTCGGCCGGCGGCTCCTGGCTGCTGGGGGTGGCCTTCGTGCTGGTGTTCGGCGTGCTCAACGCCTTTGGCGTGAGCGCTTTCGGCCGCGCCGAGGTGGTGCTGACCTTCGGCATGTGGACCACGCTGATGGTATTCGGCGTGCTCGGCCTGATCGCCGCGCCCGCCGTCGAGCTGGAAGGGCCATTCGGCGTGTCGCTGGTCGGCACCGACCTGATGACCATCCTGTCGTTGGTGGGCATGGCCATGTTCATGTTCGTCGGTTGCGAGTTCGTCACTCCCCTGGCCCCGGAGTTGCGCCGTTCGGCCTGGGTGATGCCCAAGGCCATGGCGCTGGGGTTGTTCGGCGTGGCCAGTTGCATGTTCATCTACGGCGCGGCGATGAAGCGCCAGGTGGAGAACGTGGTGCTCGATGCGGCAAGCGGCGTGCACCTGCTGGACACCCCCATGGCCATCCCGCGTTTCGCCGAGCAGGTGATGGGCGATATCGGCCCGGTGTGGCTGGGCATCGGCTTCCTGTTCGCCGGCGCGGCCACCATCAACACGCTGATGGCCGGGGTGCCGCGGATTCTCTACGGCATGGCGGTGGATGGGGCGTTGCCCAAGGTGTTCACCTACCTGCACCCGCGCTTCAAGACCCCGCTGCTGTGCATCCTGGTGGTGGCGCTGATCCCCTGCCTGCATGCCTGGTACCTGGGTGGCAACACCGACAACATCCTGCACCTGGTGCTGGCGGCGGTATGTGCATGGAGCACCGCGTACCTGCTGGTGACCCTGTCGGTGGTGATCCTGCGCATCCGTCGCCCGGACCTGCCGCGGGCCTATCGCTCGCCGCTGTTCCCGCTGCCGCAGATCGTCTCCAGCATCGGCATCCTGCTGGGGATGTGGTTCATCACCCCGCCGGGCATGAACCCGGCCGATGTCTATGTGCCGTTCGCCGTGATGCTTGGCGCCACCGCCGTCTACGCGCTGTTCTGGACCCTGTGCGTGCAGAAGGTCAACCCGTTCCGGCCGGCCAGGGTCGAGGATGTGCTGGAGAAGGAGTTCGCCGCCGAGCCCGGTCAGCCTCATAGCGATCAGGTGCGCCATGTCGGCAAGCTGGCTTGA
- the pdeM gene encoding ligase-associated DNA damage response endonuclease PdeM → MASTLPSHISVKVAGTELCLLAEKALWWPERRTLLIADLHLGKAAGYRALGQPVPSGTTACNLQRLDALLQRFACQHLVFLGDFLHSAKGRTPRTLAALAEWRARHAALPITLVRGNHDRQAGDPPAGLGIEVVAEPLPLGPFALHHEPCAHPQRHVLAGHVHPAYRLRGRGRQQVRLPCFLVGEHLTLLPSFGSFTGAMTLQPGTGQRVYVIGDGGIWEVPGQLK, encoded by the coding sequence ATGGCCAGCACCCTTCCTTCGCACATCAGCGTAAAGGTGGCCGGCACCGAGCTCTGCCTGCTGGCGGAAAAAGCCCTGTGGTGGCCAGAGCGGCGGACCCTGCTGATCGCCGACCTGCATCTGGGCAAGGCCGCCGGCTACCGGGCACTGGGCCAGCCGGTGCCCAGTGGCACCACCGCCTGCAACCTGCAACGCCTGGATGCCCTGCTGCAGCGCTTTGCCTGCCAGCACCTGGTATTTCTCGGCGACTTCCTGCACAGCGCCAAAGGCAGGACCCCGCGAACCCTGGCAGCGCTTGCCGAGTGGCGCGCCCGCCATGCGGCGCTGCCCATCACCCTGGTGCGTGGCAACCATGACCGACAGGCCGGTGATCCGCCGGCCGGGCTGGGCATCGAGGTGGTGGCCGAGCCGCTGCCGCTCGGCCCGTTCGCCCTGCACCACGAGCCCTGCGCGCACCCGCAGCGGCATGTACTGGCGGGCCATGTGCATCCGGCGTATCGCCTGCGCGGCCGTGGCCGCCAACAGGTGCGCCTGCCCTGTTTCCTGGTCGGCGAGCACCTGACCTTGTTGCCGTCGTTCGGCAGCTTCACCGGCGCGATGACGCTGCAGCCGGGAACGGGTCAGCGGGTCTATGTCATCGGTGATGGAGGGATCTGGGAAGTGCCCGGACAATTGAAGTGA
- a CDS encoding DUF3156 family protein, with amino-acid sequence MSASWLERLSGPRAPAGYRPGATLARLGRNLGIPDLQSAASFTYREDGPRIEVRERTESHLLMHLVMCEFILRVPASGQGTLRAELHHTGMLRRSGLGCRLRGGDRLLFEALEARLATLQATLMPLDFKRLAIDCSNGQWQVTLEHMGASEVVNRMPALRRYIPLTTEQRHHLWLAFDGLAYALRDL; translated from the coding sequence ATGTCGGCAAGCTGGCTTGAGCGCCTGAGCGGGCCACGCGCTCCGGCCGGGTATCGGCCTGGGGCGACCCTGGCGCGTTTGGGGCGCAACCTCGGAATACCGGATTTGCAATCCGCAGCATCCTTTACCTACCGCGAGGATGGTCCGCGTATCGAGGTGCGTGAGCGCACCGAAAGCCACCTGCTGATGCACCTGGTCATGTGCGAGTTCATCCTGCGCGTGCCAGCCAGTGGCCAGGGCACGCTGCGCGCCGAACTGCACCACACCGGCATGCTGCGGCGCAGCGGGCTGGGCTGCCGCCTGCGCGGCGGTGACCGGCTATTGTTCGAAGCGCTCGAGGCGCGCCTTGCAACGCTGCAGGCCACCCTGATGCCCCTGGACTTCAAGCGCCTGGCCATCGACTGCAGTAACGGCCAGTGGCAGGTGACCCTGGAGCACATGGGCGCCAGCGAAGTGGTCAACCGGATGCCCGCCTTGCGTCGCTATATCCCCCTCACAACCGAACAGCGCCACCATCTCTGGCTGGCGTTCGACGGGTTGGCGTACGCCCTGCGCGACCTCTGA
- a CDS encoding FAD-binding oxidoreductase, with protein MINIETPTYYTATKKYNLSFPTLESDIEADVVVIGGGFSGINTALELAEQGITNVVVLEARYLGFGGTGRNGGQIMAGIGHDLEKIKSSVGDQGLREIFEISELGASIIKARIARYQIDADFCHGYGYMGFNARQEKTLRAWEKDFKAINGKDEIRFLGGSEVRQIIGSDAYSSALLHMGGGHVHSLNLLLGEAQALVGHGARIFEHSPALEVHYGERITVRTGRGSVKASKLLWACDSFLNKLEPELHARTVNTYAFQLMTEPLSDELIQRISPIRGAYSDIRPVIDYYRVTRENRLLFGAATPFVEHIPKDLKAWNRNLMLKIFPYLKDVRIDLAWGGPMATSANLFPQIGTLSNRPNAFYVQGYSGFGVTPSHIICKILAEGMSEGSARYDLISSVKHARILGKDHIRPLLLTAGKTVHQLSGFFNGRR; from the coding sequence ATGATCAACATCGAAACGCCGACGTACTACACCGCCACCAAGAAGTACAACCTCAGCTTCCCCACCCTGGAAAGCGACATCGAAGCCGATGTCGTGGTGATCGGCGGCGGCTTCTCGGGCATCAACACCGCCCTGGAACTGGCCGAGCAAGGTATCACCAATGTCGTCGTGCTCGAGGCCCGCTACCTGGGCTTCGGCGGCACCGGGCGCAACGGCGGGCAGATCATGGCCGGCATCGGCCACGACCTGGAGAAGATCAAGAGCAGCGTGGGCGACCAAGGCCTGCGCGAGATCTTCGAGATCAGCGAGCTGGGCGCCAGCATCATCAAGGCGCGCATCGCCCGCTACCAGATCGACGCCGACTTCTGCCACGGCTACGGCTACATGGGCTTCAACGCCCGCCAGGAAAAGACCCTGCGCGCCTGGGAGAAGGACTTCAAGGCCATCAACGGCAAGGACGAGATCCGCTTCCTCGGTGGCTCGGAGGTCAGGCAGATCATCGGCTCCGACGCCTACAGCAGCGCCCTGCTGCACATGGGCGGCGGCCACGTGCACTCACTAAACCTGCTGCTTGGCGAGGCCCAGGCCCTGGTCGGCCATGGTGCCCGGATCTTCGAGCACAGCCCGGCCCTGGAAGTGCACTACGGCGAGCGCATCACCGTGCGCACCGGGCGCGGTTCGGTCAAGGCCAGCAAGCTGCTGTGGGCCTGCGACAGCTTCCTCAACAAGCTCGAACCCGAACTGCATGCGCGCACCGTCAACACCTATGCCTTCCAGTTGATGACCGAGCCACTATCGGACGAGCTCATACAGCGCATCAGCCCGATCCGCGGCGCCTACAGCGATATCCGCCCGGTGATCGACTACTACCGCGTCACCCGCGAGAACCGCCTGCTGTTCGGTGCCGCCACGCCGTTCGTGGAGCATATTCCCAAGGACCTCAAGGCCTGGAACCGCAACCTGATGCTGAAGATCTTCCCCTACCTCAAGGACGTGCGCATCGACCTGGCCTGGGGCGGGCCGATGGCCACCAGCGCCAACCTGTTCCCGCAGATCGGCACCCTGAGCAACCGCCCCAACGCCTTCTACGTGCAGGGCTACTCGGGCTTTGGCGTCACCCCCAGCCACATCATCTGCAAGATCCTCGCCGAGGGCATGAGCGAAGGCTCGGCCCGCTATGACCTGATCAGTTCGGTCAAGCACGCGCGCATCCTCGGCAAGGACCATATCCGCCCACTGCTGCTGACCGCCGGCAAGACCGTGCATCAGCTGTCGGGCTTCTTCAACGGCCGCCGTTGA